A stretch of the Medicago truncatula cultivar Jemalong A17 chromosome 5, MtrunA17r5.0-ANR, whole genome shotgun sequence genome encodes the following:
- the LOC11421306 gene encoding glucan endo-1,3-beta-glucosidase 12, with protein MHYFFTLFTFFIFLTFIALTNAGNIGINYGRIANNLPSATKVVQLLKSQGITHVKIYDTDPSVLRALSGSKIKLTVDLPNQQLFAAAKSQSFALSWVERNIVAYQPNTIIEAIAVGNEVFVDPNNSTKYLVPAMKNIYRSLQKHNLHNDIKVSSPIALSALGNSYPSSSGSFRPELIQPVFKPMLDFLRETGSYLMVNVYPFFAYESNADVISLDYALFRENPGQVDAGNGLRYLNLFDAQIDAVFAALSRLKYDDINVVVSETGWPSKGDGNEVGASVENAAAYNANLVRKILTSKGTPLRPKADLTVFLFALFNENQKPGPTSERNFGLFYPDEKKVYNVPLTVEALKNYHDDPSPASPVSGGGGSGGGGVSKSTTGNTWCVANPYADKNKLQDALDFACGEGGADCRPIQNNATCFDPNTLVAHASFAFNSYYQKQARAGGSCYFGGTSYVVTQEPKYGKCEFPTGY; from the exons ATGCATTACTTCTTCACTCTCttcaccttcttcatcttcctcacCTTCATTGCTCTAACAAATGCCGGCAACATAGGCATAAACTACGGTCGCATAGCAAACAACCTACCCTCAGCAACCAAAGTAGTTCAACTCCTCAAATCACAAGGTATAACCCATGTCAAAATCTACGACACAGACCCATCAGTTCTACGTGCATTATCCGGTTCCAAAATCAAACTCACTGTCGATCTACCCAACCAACAACTCTTTGCTGCAGCAAAGTCTCAATCTTTTGCACTCTCATGGGTCGAAAGAAACATCGTTGCTTACCAACCAAACACCATTATAGAAGCCATTGCTGTTGGAAATGAAGTTTTTGTTGATCCAAACAACTCAACGAAATACCTCGTACCCGCCATGAAAAACATTTACAGATCACTACAAAAACATAATCTTCATAATGATATCAAGGTTTCTTCACCCATTGCTCTTTCTGCTCTTGGTAACTCTTACCCTTCTTCTTCCGGGTCATTCCGACCCGAGTTGATACAACCCGTTTTCAAACCCATGCTTGATTTTCTTCGTGAAACCGGATCTTATCTCATGGTTAACGTTTACCCGTTTTTCGCTTACGAATCAAACGCTGATGTTATCTCATTAGACTATGCTCTTTTTCGTGAAAACCCGGGTCAGGTGGATGCGGGTAACGGGTTGAGATACTTGAACCTTTTCGACGCTCAAATCGACGCTGTTTTTGCAGCACTATCTCGTTTAAAATACGACGATATAAACGTCGTCGTTTCGGAAACGGGTTGGCCTTCAAAAGGTGATGGTAATGAAGTGGGTGCGAGTGTAGAGAATGCAGCTGCATACAACGCAAATCTCGTCCGTAAGATCTTGACATCAAAAGGGACCCCACTCAGGCCCAAAGCAGATCTCACCGTTTTTTTATTCGCACtttttaatgaaaatcaaaAGCCCGGGCCTACTTCAGAAAGAAACTTTGGGCTTTTTTACCCTGATGAGAAGAAAGTTTACAACGTTCCTTTAACCGTGGAGGCTTTGAAAAATTACCATGATGACCCATCACCGGCTTCACCGGTTTCTGGTGGCGGtggtagtggtggtggtggtgtgtCAAAGAGTACCACCGGGAACACGTGGTGTGTTGCAAATCCTTATGCGGATAAAAATAAACTACAAGATGCTTTAGATTTTGCTTGTGGTGAGGGTGGTGCTGATTGCCGTCCGATTCAAAACAATGCCACGTGTTTCGATCCTAATACATTGGTTGCCCATGCTTCATTTGCGTTCAATAGTTATTATCAGAAACAAGCACGTGCTGGTGGTAGTTGCTATTTTGGTGGTACGTCGTACGTGGTCACTCAAGAGCCTA AGTATGGTAAATGTGAATTTCCAACTGGATACTAA
- the LOC112422179 gene encoding uncharacterized protein yields the protein MISPNFEFPVYKAEEEENEEIPDEISRLLEQERKTIQPYGDELEVINLGTKEDKKEIKVGASLETSVKKQVIELLKEYVDVFAWSYRDMPGLDTDIVVHHLPLKPECPPVKQKLRRTRPDMALKIKEEVQKQIDAGFLVTSNYPQWLANIVPVPKKDGKVRMCVDYRDLNKASPKDDFPLPHIDVLVDSTAKSKVFSFMDGFSGYNQIKMAPEDREKTSFITPWGTFCYKVMPFGLINAGATYQRGMTTLFHDMIHKEIEVYVDDMIVKSITEEDHVKYLQKMFQRLRKYRLRLNPNKCTFGVRSGKLLGFIVSQKGIEVDPDKVKAIREMPAPRTEKEVRGFLGRLNYISRFISHMTATCGPIFKLLRKEQGIVWTEDCQKAFDNIKKYLLEPPILIPPIEGRPLIMYLTVLENSMGCVLGQQDETGRKEHAIYYLSKKFTECESRYSILEKTCCALAWAAKRLRHYMINHTTWLVSKMDPIKYIFEKPALTGRIARWQMLLSEYDIEYRSQKAIKGSILADHLAHQPLEDYRPIKFDFPDEEIMYLKMKDCDEPLFGEGPDPDSVWGLIFDGAVNVYGNGIGAVLLTPKGTHIPFTARLRFDCTNNIAEYEACIMGIEEAIDLRIKNIEIYGDSALVINQIKGKWETLHAGLIPYRDYARRLLTFFNKVELHHIPRDENQMADALATLSSMIKVNHHNDVPLISVKFLDRPAYVFAAEAVFDDKPWFHDIKVFLQTREYPPGASNKDKKTLRRLSSNFFLNGDILYKRNFDTVLLRCVDKYEADLLIHEIHEGSFGIHPNGHTMAKKILRAGYYWMTMESDCYKHTRKCHKCQIYADKIHMPPTTLNLLSSPWPFSMWGIDMIGRIEPKASNGHRFILVAIDYFTKWVEAASYANVTKQVVVKFIKNHIICRYGIPNRIITDNGTNLNNKMMKELCDDFKIEHHNSSPYRPQMNGATPFSLVYGMEAVLPVEVEIPSLRVLMEADLSEAEWVQNRYDQLNLIEEKRMTALCHGQLYQKRMKQAFDKKVRPREFKEGDLVLKKIFSFQPDSRGKWAPNYEGPYVVKRAFSGGAMTLQTMDGEELPRPVSSPA from the exons ATgatctctcccaactttgagttccctgTGTATAAAGcggaggaagaagagaatgaagagaTCCCTGACGAAATCTCTCGACTACTCGAACAAGAGAGGAAGACCATTCAGCCTTATGGGGACGAACTAGAAGTGATTAACTTGGGCACCAaagaagacaagaaagaaatcaaggttGGGGCATCGCTCGAAACAAGTGTTAAAAAGCAAGTGATAGAGCTCCTCaaagaatatgttgatgtgtttgCCTGGTCCTACCGAGATATGCCGGGTCTAGACACTGATATTGTGGTGCACCACCTACCGTTAAAGCCTGAGTGTCCGCCAGTCAAACAAAAATTGAGAAGAACACGTCCTGACATGGCtctcaaaatcaaagaagaagTACAGAAACAGATCGACGCTGGTTTCCTCGTCACATCCAATTACCCCCAATGGTTAGCTAACAtagtgcctgttccaaagaaagatggtaaggtcagaatgtgtgttgactacCGTGATTTAAACAAAGCTAGCCCGAAAGACGACTTTCCTTTACCTCATATTGACGTGTTGGTTGACAGTACTGCAAAGTCTAAAGTCTTCTCATTCATGGATGGattctccggttataatcaaatcaagatgGCACCCGAAGATAGAGAGAAAACGTCATTTATTACACCTTGGGGCACTTTCTGTTACAAAGTAATGCCGTTCGGTTTAATCAATGCAGGAGCTACTTATCAGAGGGGTATGACTACTCTCTTCCACGATATGATACATAAAGAGATTGAGGtctatgtggatgacatgatagTCAAGTCGATTACTGAAGAAGACCATGTCAAGTATCTACAGAAGATGTTCCAGCGCCTGAGGAAGTACAGACTTCGTCTAAATCCCAACAAATGCACTTTTGGTGTCAGATCCGGAAAGCttctaggcttcattgtcagccagaAAGGCATCGAAGTAGATCCCGACAAAGTCAAAGCCATCAGAGAGATGCCTGCTCCGAGAACAGAAAAAGAAGTAAGAGGTTTTCTTGGACGACTAAATTACATCTCCCGgttcatttctcatatgactgcaacttgTGGGCCGATATTCAAACTACTCCGCAAAGAACAAGGTATTGTGTGGACCGAAGATTGCCAGAAGGCTTTTGACAACATAAAGAAGTACTTGCTAGAACCACCGATTCTCATCCCTCCAATTGAAGGaagacctttgatcatgtacCTAACAGTGTTAGAAAATTCCATGGGTTGTGTGCTCggacaacaagatgaaaccggaagaAAAGAACAcgccatttattatttaagcaaAAAGTTTACTGAATGTGAATCTCGATACTCCATACTCGAGAAGACATGTTGTGCTCTAgcctgggctgccaaacgcctccGTCATTATATGATCAATCACACTACTTGGCTGGTATCTAAAATGGATccaatcaaatacatatttgaGAAGCCCGCTTTGACAGGAAGGATTGCACGGTGGCAGATGCTACTATCTGAATATGATATCGAGTACCGTTCCCAGAAGGCAATTAAAGGCAGTATTCTTGCTGATCACTTAGCTCACCAACCACTCGAAGACTATCGACCTATCAAGTTCGACTTTCCTGATGAAGAGATTATGTATCTAAAGATGAAAGATTGTGACGAGCCACTATTCGGAGAAGGTCCTGATCCAGATTCAGTgtggggtttgatatttgatggggcTGTCAATGTATACGGCAACGGCATAGGAGCAGTACTCCTTACTCCTAAGGGTACTCACATCCCTTTCACAGCAAGACTCCGGTTTGACTGCACAAACAACATCGCTGAATATGAAGCCTGCATCATGggtattgaagaagccattgatctGAGAATCAAGAACATCGAAATATATGGAGATTCAGCTCTCGTAATCaaccagatcaaaggaaaatgggaaACTCTTCACGCAGGACTAATACCTTATCGAGACTATGCAAGACGTTTATTGACCTTCTTCAACAAAGTGGAATTACATCATATCCCTCGGGATGAGAATCAGATGGCTGATGCCTTGGCTACTTTGTCTTCAATGATCAAGGTGAATCATCACAATGACGTGCCACTAATCAGCGTCAAATTCCTTGATAGACCCGCTTATGTGTTTGCCGCTGAAGCAGTTTTCGACGATAAACCTTGGTTTCATGATATTAAAGTGTTTCTACAAACTCGAGAGTATCCTCCTGGAGcatccaacaaagataagaaGACTCTCAGAAGATTATCTAGTAATTTCTTCTTGAATGGAGATatcttgtacaaaagaaactttgaCACGGTCTTGCTCAGATGTGTAGACAAATATGAAGCTGATTTATTGATACATGAAATACACGAAGGATCCTTCGGAATTCATCCTAATGGGCACACAATGGCTAAAAAGATATTGCGAGCAGGCTACTACTGGATGACAATGGAATCAGATTGCTACAAGCATACCAGAAAGTGTCACAAGTGTCAGATATACGCCGACAAGATTCATATGCCGCCGACTACACTCAATTTACTTTCCTCTCCGTGGCctttctctatgtggggcattgacatgatcgGAAGGATTGAGCCCAAAGCTTCTAATGGACaccgtttcatcttagtggctaTTGACTACTTCACTAAGTGGGTTGAGGCCGCATCATatgccaatgtgaccaagcaagtagtggtcaaatttatcaagaatcatATCATTTGTCGCTATGGCATCCCCAACCGGATCATCACCGACAACGGAACAAATCTAAAcaacaagatgatgaaagaaCTATGTGATGATTTCAAAATCGAGCACCATAACTCTTCACCTTACAGACCTCAAATGAATG gggcaacccctttctcccTGGTATATGGCATGGAGGCAGTACTTCCTGTAGAAGTCGAAATTCCATCATTGAGAGTCCTAATGGAGGCTGActtatcagaagctgaatggGTTCAGAATAGATACGACCAGTTGAATCTAATCGAAGAAAAGCGCATGACAGCCCTATGTCACGGACAGTTATATCAAAAAAGGATGAAACaggcttttgacaagaaagttcgtCCCCGTGAGTTCAAAGAAGGTGATCTTGTGCTCAAAAAGATTTTCTCTTTCCAACCAGACTCCCGAGGCAAGTGGGCTCCTAATTACGAAGGACCGTATGTTGTTAAAAGAGCCTTCTCAGGTGGTGCCATGACTTTACAAACCATGGACGGTGAAGAACTTCCACGACCT GTATCATCCCCAGCATAG
- the LOC112422178 gene encoding uncharacterized protein: MSESNSDFDRDVNLTGSKTIKDPSQDPRSPFFLHPSENPGAVLVSTPLTDHNYHNWSRAMKRALSSKNKIRFINGTLPKPSYLDSTYDLWDRCDNMVLSWITRTLSPHIFQSTICIESAFELWKDLEDRFSKGNFFRVSDLLRDLHSTQQGDRSLSKYFTNMKILWDELEDLRPTPSCSYVNPCTCSLSNSVRNYKNMEYIICFLKGLNTIYSNVRTQNLLMDPLPSISKVYSLVSQQDFNHYDDSTTVSKSSSEAEYRAMATTVCEIQWLTYLLQDFNLQFHTPALLYCDSQSARHIAANTSFHERTKHIELDCHIVREKLQQKLFHLLPVSSSQQLADVLTKPLDPLPFSNFISKLGLKDIYTPA; the protein is encoded by the coding sequence ATGAGCGAATCAAATTCAGATTTTGATCGCGATGTTAATCTGACCGGATCCAAAACAATCAAAGATCCATCGCAGGATCCAAGAAGTCCGTTCTTCCTTCATCCTAGCGAAAATCCCGGTGCGGTGTTGGTTTCTACTCCTCTCACCGATCACAACTATCACAACTGGAGTAGAGCAATGAAACGTGCTCTATCTTCCAAGAACAAAATCAGGTTTATCAATGGTACTCTCCCTAAACCTTCTTATCTTGATTCCACATATGATCTTTGGGATAGATGCGACAACATGGTGCTTTCTTGGATCACCAGAACCTTATCTCCTCATATTTTTCAAAGTACAATTTGCATTGAGTCTGCATTTGAACTTTGGAAAGATCTTGAGGACCGATTCTCAAAaggaaatttttttagggtttctgATCTCCTTCGTGATCTTCATTCCACTCAACAAGGAGATCGATCCctctcaaaatattttactaataTGAAAATCCTTTGGGATGAATTGGAAGACCTTCGACCTACCCCTTCTTGCTCCTATGTAAACCCTTGTACTTGCTCTCTTTCAAATTCTGTTCGCAATTACAAGAATATGGAATATATCATCTGTTTTTTGAAAGGTCTTAATACAATTTACAGCAATGTTCGCACACAAAATCTCTTAATGGATCCTTTGCCTTCGATTTCAAAAGTGTATTCGTTAGTGTCTCAACAAGACTTTAACCATTATGATGATTCCACCACTGTTTCCAAATCTTCTTCTGAAGCCGAGTACCGTGCCATGGCTACAACTGTGTGTGAAATACAATGGCTGACTTACTTACTTCAAGATTTTAATCTGCAATTTCATACACCAGCCCTGCTGTATTGCGACAGTCAATCTGCTCGTCATATCGCTGCCAACACTTCATTCCATGAGCGAACGAAGCATATTGAATTGGACTGTCATATTGTCCGTGAAAAGTTACAACAAAAGCTTTTTCATCTGCTGCCTGTTTCATCTTCTCAACAACTAGCCGATGTCCTAACCAAACCTCTTGACCCTCTTCCTTTTTCCAATTTCATTTCCAAGCTGGGATTGAAGGATATTTATACTCCAGCTTGA